Proteins from a single region of Streptomyces glaucescens:
- a CDS encoding M48 family metalloprotease — translation MLPAPSARPDPFALPDGVRFRFVLLLTALLGTSAFVYNLLYYAVSPGADDAFADYQACIAAPGAGAPAADPGAYARGVLSCTASHEREKAWWILAGLVLLALAAVAVYLAAPRLRTWRQKLEPLEPEDDPEDAALLRELRSLVAEAGLRTAPRFLVAVGRWDVGARAFGRAGDYRVQLNETLLTRGREDPALLRAFVRHELAHIRNKDVDITQLTVALAVVFVPLGLAPLAVALAGTDPQDLFGVTWRAAVLVALVYLTAAAVSRAREHAADVRAASWGDARAHLRRVLGVPAGRPWWSRGPLRLHPRAERRVAAIESPEVLFRIGFGECFAAGLAATVAAAGLHTLLWLGFNHLGPRDSRWVVALVLAPAVVAVVATGLWRAALWARSDAAPPGTGGPRTLLPALGLAAGLVLGRLVPAENGILRSGSSPLPTAAATAASLGLCLFVVLFLRWVVRGATLWLPASGRLGRGTWAAGLAAMAVPLSVLLGWWLMLYDMADGLGPVHDGARADHRAVAAVAALEPFWPWAVLEHPLARLFHEWTPAVLAVVVLWAFPLAALGRRGAAGPDSGWARWVVVTALAGTAVLAAALLGTRAWAHAHVAEELRRQGAYRVAFHHWSVAAAVVLQGVVAAVVTAGLARSHRSLGRPVVPFALLAAFVTGCLATGVIFAGSVAGGCWDALALVSGPCEAGLDAGFVRDTLLRTVVAGAASALVGAGIAAAVVSLRARRPGAAPAAVSVPVSREQRGLLALALLLAVAVATTGLVAGTPGAATAGAPPAAPPAGVPGGAARACERFDEVMGSGASSADRNAGLFDAVRLAVEGGNAALAVAIQDLVRAVPRGDLSAFTDAGDRIRAQCAREGAPLRRF, via the coding sequence GTGCTTCCGGCCCCGTCCGCGCGGCCCGATCCGTTCGCCCTTCCCGACGGCGTGAGGTTCCGCTTCGTCCTGCTGCTCACCGCGCTGCTGGGAACGTCGGCCTTCGTCTACAACCTGCTGTATTACGCCGTGTCTCCCGGCGCCGACGACGCCTTCGCCGACTACCAGGCGTGCATTGCGGCGCCCGGGGCCGGCGCACCCGCCGCGGATCCGGGCGCCTACGCGCGCGGCGTCCTGTCCTGCACGGCGTCCCACGAGCGGGAGAAGGCGTGGTGGATCCTGGCGGGCCTGGTGCTGCTGGCCCTCGCGGCCGTGGCCGTCTACCTGGCCGCCCCGCGGCTGCGGACCTGGCGCCAGAAGCTGGAGCCCCTCGAGCCGGAGGACGACCCCGAGGACGCGGCGCTGCTGCGCGAACTCCGGTCGCTGGTGGCGGAGGCCGGACTGCGCACGGCGCCGCGCTTCCTCGTGGCCGTGGGCCGCTGGGACGTGGGGGCACGCGCCTTCGGGCGCGCCGGCGACTACCGCGTGCAGCTGAACGAGACACTGCTCACCCGGGGACGGGAGGACCCGGCGCTGCTGCGGGCCTTCGTGCGGCACGAACTCGCGCACATCAGGAACAAGGACGTCGACATCACGCAGCTGACGGTGGCGCTGGCCGTGGTCTTCGTCCCGCTGGGCCTCGCCCCGCTGGCCGTGGCCCTGGCGGGCACCGATCCGCAGGACCTCTTCGGCGTGACGTGGCGGGCGGCCGTGCTCGTCGCCCTCGTCTACCTCACGGCTGCCGCGGTCTCGCGCGCCCGCGAACACGCGGCCGACGTCCGCGCCGCGTCCTGGGGCGACGCGCGGGCCCACCTGCGGAGGGTGCTCGGCGTCCCGGCGGGCCGGCCCTGGTGGTCCCGCGGACCGCTGCGGCTGCACCCCCGTGCGGAACGGCGCGTCGCCGCGATCGAGAGCCCGGAGGTGCTGTTCCGCATCGGCTTCGGCGAGTGCTTCGCGGCGGGGCTGGCGGCGACGGTCGCCGCCGCCGGACTGCACACGCTGCTCTGGCTCGGCTTCAACCATCTCGGTCCCCGCGACTCCCGGTGGGTGGTCGCGCTGGTGCTCGCCCCCGCCGTGGTCGCCGTGGTCGCCACCGGGCTGTGGCGCGCGGCCCTGTGGGCGCGCAGCGATGCGGCGCCGCCGGGCACCGGCGGCCCCCGCACGCTGCTGCCGGCGCTCGGCCTGGCTGCCGGGCTCGTGCTGGGACGGCTCGTGCCCGCGGAGAACGGGATCCTGCGCTCCGGGTCCTCGCCCCTGCCGACCGCGGCGGCGACCGCGGCGTCCCTGGGGCTCTGTCTGTTCGTCGTGCTCTTCCTCCGCTGGGTCGTCCGGGGCGCGACGCTCTGGCTCCCCGCGTCGGGACGGCTGGGCAGGGGCACCTGGGCGGCGGGGCTGGCGGCGATGGCGGTCCCGTTGTCGGTCCTGCTCGGCTGGTGGCTGATGCTGTACGACATGGCCGACGGGCTGGGGCCGGTGCACGACGGCGCGCGGGCCGACCACCGCGCCGTCGCGGCGGTCGCCGCCCTGGAGCCGTTCTGGCCGTGGGCCGTCCTCGAACACCCACTGGCCCGGCTCTTCCACGAGTGGACTCCCGCCGTGCTCGCCGTGGTGGTGCTCTGGGCCTTCCCGCTCGCCGCGCTGGGGCGTCGGGGTGCGGCGGGCCCGGACTCCGGCTGGGCGCGGTGGGTCGTCGTCACGGCGCTCGCGGGCACCGCCGTTCTCGCCGCGGCCCTCCTCGGGACCCGGGCGTGGGCGCACGCGCACGTGGCGGAGGAACTGCGGCGGCAGGGTGCGTACCGCGTCGCCTTCCACCACTGGTCCGTCGCCGCCGCCGTGGTGCTCCAGGGCGTGGTGGCGGCGGTCGTCACGGCGGGCCTGGCCCGCTCGCACCGGTCCCTCGGCCGTCCGGTGGTGCCGTTCGCGCTGCTGGCCGCCTTCGTCACCGGCTGCCTGGCCACGGGAGTGATCTTCGCGGGGTCCGTGGCGGGCGGCTGCTGGGACGCCCTCGCCCTGGTGTCCGGCCCCTGCGAGGCCGGTCTCGACGCCGGCTTCGTGCGCGACACCTTGCTGCGGACCGTGGTGGCCGGTGCCGCGAGTGCCCTGGTGGGGGCGGGGATCGCCGCGGCGGTCGTGTCGCTGCGGGCCCGGCGTCCCGGTGCCGCGCCCGCCGCCGTGTCCGTTCCCGTCTCCCGGGAGCAGCGGGGTCTGCTCGCCCTGGCCCTGCTCCTGGCCGTCGCCGTGGCCACCACGGGGCTGGTGGCGGGTACGCCGGGGGCGGCCACGGCCGGAGCCCCGCCCGCCGCACCGCCGGCGGGGGTGCCGGGCGGTGCCGCCCGGGCCTGCGAGCGGTTCGACGAGGTCATGGGCTCCGGGGCGAGCAGCGCGGACCGGAACGCCGGCCTCTTCGACGCCGTACGGCTCGCCGTCGAAGGCGGCAACGCCGCCCTGGCCGTGGCGATCCAGGACCTGGTGCGTGCCGTGCCCCGAGGTGACCTGTCCGCGTTCACGGACGCCGGTGACCGGATCCGGGCGCAGTGCGCGCGGGAAGGAGCGCCCCTGCGTCGCTTCTGA
- the dhaK gene encoding dihydroxyacetone kinase subunit DhaK, translating to MKMLINVPETVVSDALRGMAAAHPELTVDVENRVIVRRDAPVAGKVALVSGGGSGHEPLHGGFVGPGMLSAACPGEVFTSPVPDQMVRAAAAVDSGAGVLFVVKNYTGDVLNFDMAAELAEDEGIQVARVLVDDDVAVTDSLYTAGRRGTGATLFVEKIAGAAAEEGQPLERVEAIARQVNDSSRSFGVALAACTTPAKGSPTFDLPPGELELGIGIHGEPGRERRAMMTSGEVADFAVHAVLEDLEPRNPVLVLVNGLGATPLLELYGFNAEVQRVLSERGVAVARTLVGNYVTSLDMAGASVTLCQVDEELLRLWDAPVHTPGLRWGM from the coding sequence ATGAAGATGCTCATCAACGTCCCGGAGACCGTCGTGTCCGACGCCCTGCGGGGCATGGCCGCCGCGCATCCGGAGCTGACCGTCGACGTGGAGAACCGGGTGATCGTGCGGCGGGACGCGCCGGTCGCCGGGAAGGTGGCCCTGGTCTCCGGCGGAGGATCGGGACACGAGCCGCTGCACGGCGGGTTCGTGGGGCCCGGGATGCTCTCGGCGGCCTGCCCCGGGGAGGTGTTCACCTCGCCGGTGCCCGACCAGATGGTGCGGGCGGCGGCCGCGGTGGACAGCGGCGCGGGGGTGCTGTTCGTCGTGAAGAACTACACCGGGGACGTGCTCAACTTCGACATGGCCGCGGAGCTCGCCGAGGACGAGGGCATCCAGGTCGCCAGGGTCCTGGTCGACGACGACGTGGCGGTCACCGACAGCCTGTACACGGCCGGCCGGCGGGGCACCGGCGCCACGCTGTTCGTGGAGAAGATCGCGGGCGCCGCCGCCGAGGAGGGGCAGCCGCTGGAGCGGGTGGAGGCGATCGCCCGGCAGGTCAACGACAGCTCCCGCAGCTTCGGCGTGGCCCTCGCCGCCTGTACGACCCCCGCGAAGGGCAGCCCCACCTTCGATCTGCCGCCGGGCGAGCTGGAGTTGGGCATCGGCATCCACGGCGAGCCGGGCCGGGAGCGGCGGGCGATGATGACGTCCGGGGAGGTCGCCGACTTCGCCGTGCACGCCGTCCTGGAGGACCTGGAGCCGCGCAACCCCGTGCTGGTGCTGGTCAACGGCTTGGGCGCGACGCCGCTGCTGGAGCTGTACGGGTTCAACGCGGAGGTGCAGCGCGTGCTGTCGGAGCGCGGCGTCGCCGTGGCCCGTACCCTCGTCGGCAACTATGTGACCTCCCTGGACATGGCGGGCGCCTCCGTGACCCTGTGCCAGGTCGACGAGGAGTTGCTGCGGCTGTGGGACGCGCCGGTGCACACGCCGGGCCTGCGATGGGGTATGTGA
- the dhaL gene encoding dihydroxyacetone kinase subunit DhaL produces the protein MLDAAFFRRWMTATAVSVDREAERLTALDSPIGDADHGSNLQRGFAAVTAALDKEAPATPGAVLALAGRQLISTVGGASGPLYGTLLRRTGKALGDAAEVSEEDLAGALRTGVDAVMALGGAAPGDKTMIDALVPAVDALGEGFGAARAAAERGAVATTPLQARKGRASYLGERSVGHQDPGATSAALLVAGLAEAAGE, from the coding sequence GTGCTCGATGCCGCTTTCTTCCGCCGTTGGATGACGGCGACCGCCGTGTCCGTGGACCGCGAGGCGGAACGGCTCACGGCCCTCGACTCCCCCATCGGGGACGCCGACCACGGCAGCAATCTGCAACGTGGTTTCGCCGCCGTCACCGCGGCGCTGGACAAGGAGGCCCCGGCCACGCCGGGGGCGGTGCTGGCCCTGGCCGGACGGCAGCTGATCTCGACGGTCGGCGGGGCGTCCGGTCCGCTGTACGGCACCCTGCTGCGCCGCACCGGCAAGGCGCTCGGCGACGCCGCCGAGGTGAGCGAGGAGGACCTGGCCGGGGCGCTGCGCACGGGGGTGGACGCGGTCATGGCCCTGGGCGGTGCCGCGCCGGGCGACAAGACCATGATCGACGCGCTGGTGCCGGCGGTGGACGCGCTCGGTGAGGGCTTCGGCGCGGCGCGGGCCGCCGCCGAGCGGGGCGCGGTCGCGACCACGCCGCTGCAGGCCCGCAAGGGACGGGCGAGTTACCTCGGCGAGCGGAGCGTCGGCCATCAGGACCCGGGCGCCACCTCGGCGGCGCTGCTGGTCGCGGGACTCGCGGAGGCGGCAGGTGAGTGA
- a CDS encoding PTS-dependent dihydroxyacetone kinase phosphotransferase subunit DhaM, which produces MTNEKVVGIVLVSHSAQVAAAVADLARGLAGGEAAVPVAAAGGTEGGGLGTSAELIAAAAASVDRGAGVAVLTDLGSAVLTVKAMLAEGDDLPGHTRLVDAPFVEGAVAAVVTAATGAGLDAVAAAAMEAYDYRKV; this is translated from the coding sequence GTGACGAACGAGAAGGTCGTGGGCATCGTGCTGGTGTCGCACAGCGCGCAGGTCGCCGCCGCCGTGGCCGACCTCGCGCGGGGGCTGGCCGGTGGCGAGGCGGCGGTGCCCGTCGCCGCGGCGGGCGGCACCGAGGGCGGAGGGCTGGGCACCAGCGCGGAGCTGATCGCCGCGGCCGCGGCGTCGGTGGACCGGGGCGCCGGTGTCGCGGTGCTCACCGATCTGGGCAGTGCCGTGCTCACCGTGAAGGCCATGCTCGCCGAGGGTGACGACCTGCCCGGGCACACCCGCCTGGTGGACGCCCCGTTCGTGGAGGGCGCCGTCGCGGCGGTCGTCACGGCGGCCACCGGCGCCGGTCTGGACGCGGTGGCCGCCGCGGCGATGGAGGCGTACGACTACCGCAAGGTGTGA
- a CDS encoding glycoside hydrolase family 75 protein — protein sequence MRLQSLTLVAAGAALLAPTALPGSGAAAPAAPAAPVSPAGPVPPAAPPGPAHPVAPAAAARPAAPAAHGAPAAGPAGARAEPAAARERAVRAADLLARARNCVPVSRGRYRSDAGAPADIAVCGTRDAVFWKADMDIDCDGRPGRRCNRRTDPSFSAVTAFTGSDGRRPDAERLPYVVVPAPSRVWDHRAHGVRGGSVAAIVYRDRVRYAVVGDVGPGHIIGEASYAAAAGLGIDPDPRGGGTASGVTYIVFKDSGKSPVESHAAVAAAGERLAREWVGTAARPAPARPAHDPAPDGHRTAGRPSPEGSPTSLTALAASRATRTRAAACSPGSAALAVPAACATRAAGR from the coding sequence GTGCGTCTCCAGTCGCTCACCCTGGTCGCGGCCGGCGCCGCCCTGCTCGCTCCCACGGCACTCCCCGGCTCGGGCGCCGCCGCCCCGGCCGCTCCCGCGGCCCCCGTGTCCCCCGCCGGCCCCGTACCCCCCGCAGCCCCTCCTGGCCCCGCGCACCCCGTCGCTCCGGCGGCCGCCGCCCGCCCAGCCGCTCCCGCGGCCCACGGGGCTCCCGCCGCGGGCCCGGCCGGGGCGCGCGCCGAGCCGGCCGCCGCGCGCGAGCGCGCCGTACGCGCCGCCGACCTCCTCGCCAGGGCGCGGAACTGCGTCCCCGTCTCCCGCGGGCGCTACCGCAGCGACGCCGGCGCACCCGCGGACATCGCGGTCTGCGGCACGCGCGACGCCGTGTTCTGGAAGGCGGACATGGACATCGACTGCGACGGCCGCCCCGGCCGCCGCTGCAACCGCCGCACCGACCCCTCCTTCTCCGCCGTGACGGCCTTCACCGGGTCCGACGGCCGCCGGCCCGACGCCGAACGGCTGCCCTACGTCGTCGTCCCCGCCCCGAGCCGCGTCTGGGACCACCGCGCGCACGGCGTACGCGGCGGCTCGGTCGCGGCGATCGTGTACCGCGACCGGGTACGGTACGCGGTCGTCGGCGACGTCGGCCCCGGCCACATCATCGGCGAGGCGTCGTACGCCGCGGCCGCGGGACTCGGCATCGACCCCGACCCGCGCGGCGGCGGAACCGCCTCCGGCGTCACCTACATCGTCTTCAAGGACTCCGGGAAGTCCCCGGTGGAGAGCCACGCCGCCGTCGCGGCGGCGGGGGAGCGGCTGGCGCGCGAGTGGGTCGGCACGGCCGCTCGGCCGGCACCCGCCCGTCCGGCCCACGACCCGGCGCCGGACGGACACCGGACCGCCGGCCGGCCGTCACCCGAGGGCAGCCCCACATCCCTGACGGCGCTCGCCGCCTCCCGGGCGACGAGGACGAGGGCGGCGGCCTGCTCCCCGGGCTCCGCAGCCCTCGCGGTGCCGGCGGCGTGCGCGACACGAGCCGCCGGGCGATGA
- a CDS encoding fibronectin type III domain-containing protein, with amino-acid sequence MPRVPLPALLVCGTLTLVVSCGLSQEGGDGAAPGAPTGVTAAAGSATSVHVMWNAVSAEAGVRVYEVYRGTAKVDEVPASRHMVDVTRLRPSTTYVFTVRARDADGRLGPPSREVRATTPAAVAADRSAPSRPAAPRGRTAGSRAVQLTWDASTDDRGVVSYDIHQGGTKIHSVGGSQTGTVVTGLRPGTRYSFTVRARDAADNVSAPSAAVRLTTAPGDDDGRGTAPTGFRAAARAEDGAHYLHLSWVPPRADGVITEYQIHLDGRAATSLVWGGTAPREKATYSFYLGREDGVRHRVRIRAKLPDGTWGGFSAERTVTTGG; translated from the coding sequence GTGCCCCGCGTTCCCCTGCCCGCGCTGCTGGTCTGCGGCACTCTGACGCTCGTGGTGTCCTGCGGCTTGAGCCAGGAGGGCGGGGACGGCGCGGCGCCCGGCGCGCCGACCGGGGTCACCGCGGCGGCCGGCAGCGCGACCAGCGTGCACGTGATGTGGAACGCCGTCTCGGCGGAGGCGGGCGTCCGCGTCTACGAGGTGTACCGCGGCACCGCCAAGGTGGACGAGGTGCCGGCGTCCCGGCACATGGTCGACGTCACCCGGCTGCGGCCGTCCACCACCTACGTCTTCACCGTGCGCGCCCGGGACGCCGACGGACGCCTCGGACCGCCCAGCAGGGAGGTGCGGGCCACCACCCCCGCGGCCGTCGCCGCCGACCGCTCGGCACCCTCGCGGCCGGCCGCGCCGCGGGGACGCACCGCAGGGAGCCGGGCCGTCCAGCTCACCTGGGACGCGTCGACGGACGACCGGGGCGTGGTGTCCTACGACATCCACCAGGGCGGCACGAAGATCCACAGCGTCGGCGGCTCGCAGACCGGGACGGTCGTCACCGGGCTGCGGCCGGGCACCCGCTACAGCTTCACGGTGCGGGCCCGGGACGCGGCGGACAACGTCTCCGCGCCGAGCGCCGCCGTCCGGCTCACCACCGCGCCCGGTGACGACGACGGCCGTGGCACCGCACCGACCGGTTTCCGGGCGGCGGCCCGTGCCGAGGACGGCGCCCACTACCTCCACCTCTCCTGGGTGCCGCCCCGCGCCGACGGGGTGATCACGGAGTATCAGATCCACCTGGACGGACGGGCGGCCACCTCCCTCGTGTGGGGCGGGACCGCGCCGCGGGAGAAGGCGACGTACAGCTTCTACCTGGGCCGCGAGGACGGCGTACGGCACCGGGTGCGCATCCGCGCCAAGCTGCCGGACGGCACCTGGGGCGGATTCTCGGCGGAGCGCACGGTGACGACCGGCGGGTGA
- a CDS encoding PadR family transcriptional regulator encodes MSLPHAILTALLEKPSSGLELTRRFDKSIGYFWSATHQQIYRELAKLEADGLIRALPSEQPARGQRKSYEVLPAGRAELARWTAAPQDPKPLRDTLLLRLRAGAVVGTEGLEDDLRRHLELHRRQLAEYREIEKRDFPPGRDSTEDRLRHLVLRAGIDLETFWTGWLAHALAEFADLPADQSR; translated from the coding sequence ATGTCACTCCCGCACGCCATCCTCACCGCTCTGCTCGAAAAGCCGTCCTCGGGGCTGGAGCTGACCCGCCGGTTCGACAAGTCGATCGGCTACTTCTGGTCGGCGACCCATCAGCAGATCTACCGCGAGCTGGCGAAGCTGGAGGCCGACGGCCTGATCCGGGCGCTGCCCAGCGAGCAGCCGGCCCGCGGGCAGCGGAAGAGCTACGAGGTGCTGCCCGCCGGCCGTGCCGAACTCGCCCGCTGGACCGCCGCGCCCCAGGATCCCAAGCCGCTGCGTGACACCCTGCTGCTGCGGCTGCGCGCCGGGGCCGTGGTCGGCACCGAGGGCCTGGAGGACGACCTGCGCCGCCATCTTGAGCTGCACCGGCGGCAGCTGGCCGAGTACCGGGAGATCGAGAAGAGGGACTTCCCGCCCGGCCGGGACAGCACCGAGGACCGGCTGCGGCACCTCGTCCTGCGGGCGGGCATCGACCTGGAGACGTTCTGGACCGGGTGGCTGGCCCACGCGCTGGCGGAGTTCGCCGATCTGCCCGCGGATCAGAGCCGGTAG